Below is a genomic region from Cryptosporangium phraense.
GGCGAACGTGGTGATCGGGGCGGCTACCGGGTGGACGGTGGGGGCCCAGGCGACGTTTGCGCGGCTGGCGCCGGTGGGGCGGATGGGGCAGATCGAGGCGACGATGATCGCTTCGAACGTGTTCCTGGAGGGTGTGGGGGTGTTGGTGCTGAGCGGGATCGCGGTGGCGGCCGGGTCGGACGGGGCGGGGTATTTGGTGGGTGGGGTGTTGGTGTTGGGGGCGGCTTTCGGGGCTGAGCGGCGGTTGCGGGTGAGCGGCCGGTAGGGCCCGGCGCTCGAGGAAATTGTGTCGGTGGGGCGTGCGAGGCTGGGCGCATGGTGAAGGCGGTTCTGTTCGACTGGGGCGGCACGCTCACGCCGTGGCACACGATCGACGCGCGGGAGCTGTGGCTGCTGGTCGGTAACGAGTGCGGGGTGTCGGAGGAGCTCGTCGACGCGTTGCTGGCGGCCGAGAACGCGGCCTGGGTGCGGTCGCGTGACGAGCATCTGTCGGCCACGATGGCCGAGATCTGTGCGACCGCGGGCATCGCGCTCACGGCCGAGCTCCTGGCCGCGCACGAGCGGCACTGGGAGCCGCACACGTACACCGACCCCGAGGCGCCGGAGATGCTCGGGGCGCTGCGCGAGCGGGGGATCCGGGTCGGGCTGCTGTCGAACACGCTCTGGAGCCGGGAGCACCACGAGCGGATCCTGGCCCGGGACGGCGTGCTGGAGCTGTTCGACGGGGCGGTGTACACGAGCGAGATTCCGTGGACCAAGCCGCACCCGGAGGCGTTCCGGGCCGCGATGGGGGCGGTGGGCGTGGAGGACGCGTCGGA
It encodes:
- a CDS encoding HAD family hydrolase produces the protein MVKAVLFDWGGTLTPWHTIDARELWLLVGNECGVSEELVDALLAAENAAWVRSRDEHLSATMAEICATAGIALTAELLAAHERHWEPHTYTDPEAPEMLGALRERGIRVGLLSNTLWSREHHERILARDGVLELFDGAVYTSEIPWTKPHPEAFRAAMGAVGVEDASECVYVGDRLFDDIYGAQAVGMRAVHVPHSAVPAHQVGHTVGEPDAVIQRLSELVGVVDGWR